The genomic DNA GCCGAGGGAGGCGTGATCGCGGTCCTTCATCACCACCGGCATGCCCTTGTAGGCGAGCACCTGGGCGATGCCGGCGCCCATGAAGCCGGCGCCGAGCACACCGATCTTCTCCACCGGCCGGCCCTTCTCAGCGAGGGCCGCGGCCCGGCCTTCGACATCGTTCTTCATGAAGAAAATGGACATCAGGTTCTTCGCCGTCTCGGACACCACCAATTCCGAGAAGGCGCCGGCCTCGATGTCGAGGGCGCGTTCCAGAGGAAGCTCCAGGCCGTCCTTGACCACATTCACCGCCACCAGCGGCGCCGGATAGTGGCCGCCGGTCTTCTTGAGCACGTTGTCGCGCGCCTGGCTGTAGACCACCCGGTCGCCCAACGGCGTGCGAGCGAGGAAATCGCCGGCGCGCTTGGCGAAGGGCTTGCCCTTGCGCTCGATCTTCTCCTTCTTGAGCACCGTAAGGGCCGCTTCGGCGAGGTTCGCCGGGTGGCAGACTTCGTCCACCAGGCCGATGCGCAAGGCCTTTTTGGCCGGCACCTGCTTGCCGGTGAGGATCAGGTCGAGAGCGTCCGGCACGCCGATCAGCCGCGGCAGCCGCTGGGTGCCGCCGAGGCCGGGAATGATCCCGAGCTGCACTTCCGGCAGGCCGAGCTTGGTCTTGGGGTGCTCTGTGGCCACCCGCCGATCGCAGCACAGGGCCAGCTCCAGGCCGCCTCCCAGGGCGGCGCCGTGGATCGCCGCCACGGTGGTGCAGGGCAAGGCTTCGAAACGCCGGCAGAGGGCGTGGCCCCGCTGCAGAAACCCGAGCACCTGTTCCGGCGTCTCCACGCCTTTCAGCTCCTCGATGTCGGCGCCGGCGATGAATCCCAACGGCTTGCCGGAGATCAGCACCACGCCGTCCGGCCGCTCCGCCTCCAAAGTCGCGAGCTGCTCTTCGAACCACTCGAAGACCCGCGATGAAAGGGTATTGACCTTCTTGTCCGACTCGTCGAATACCAGCCAGGCCACGCCGTCGATGGTGGTCAACGTACCGGGCGGTGACGGCACCGCCGCCGACTTCGTCTTACCTGCCATGGTGCGACTCCTCTCGCGGGATGAAACGTGTCGTCGGAACGCCGTACCGGGGCCGGAAGGACCTACGAACTCAGGGCGTTCCCTGTTGTTGATCGTAAGGATCCATGCCGCAGTGTGTCAAGACTCCGTCGGACCTTGCCATGGCGCGGCAAGCCGATTGGGCGGCGGCTACAACGCCTCGGTATCGCCGCGGCCACAGATGTTCCCCGGCGGATTCAGATACTCCGCAGTGGCACCGGTCTCCATATCGGTGACGGTGATCCGGTACTCGACGTCCGACAGGGCGCCATAGAACACCCAGAAGCGACCGGTGACCGGGCGGCCGTCGATCATCTTGACCACCAGCTCGACGTTCGCCGCGTTGAAGAACCAGAAGAAGCCGGATTCGTCACTGAACGGAATGGCGGTGCCCACGCCCTCGTCGCCGTTGCGCTGATTGCGCCAGTCCACCTCCACCCGAAAGCGCTCGTCGAGCAGGCAGAGGTTCGCATCCCCTTCGCCGCAGGCGCCGAGCGGTTGTGCATCGGAACTGGCGGCGGATGGCATCGGGAAGGTCAGCCCGCCGGGCTCGGGGGCCACCGCCACCCGCAAGAGTTCGGAGCGGCCCGCAGAGCCCAGCGGGAAGGCCGTCGTGTCGCCGCGGCCGCACAGATTGCCGGCCTCGTTCGAGTAGAAACGCTTTTCGCCGGTGGCAGTGTCGGTCACGGCGATGGTGTACTCGACGTCCGACAGGGCACCGTAGAACACCCAGAAGTGGCCGTTAGCGGCCCGGCCGTCGATGATTTTGACCACCAGTTCAACATTCGCCGCGTTGAAGAACCAGAAGAATCCGGATTCCTCGGACCGTTCGATGGTCTTGCCGGTGCCGCTGTCGCCGTTCCTCTGGTTGCGCCAATCCACTTCCACCCGGAAACGGCCGTCCGCACCCAGGCAGAGCGTCTCGGGGCCGGCCTCGCAGGGCTCTTCGACAAACGGCAGCGCCAGGCGCCGCGCCAAGACCCGGCGGGTGAACTCCTGCGAACGGCGCTGCCAGGTGACGAGAACTCCACCGGCACCGGCGGCGACGCTCGGCCGTCGGTGATCCACCCCCGGAGAGGCGTTGACTTCCACCTCGGGTCCCGCCGCGAAGCCCTGCTCGTTGACCAGCCGGGCGAGGATGCGGCCGTTCAAGACCGACACCTCTTCCCAGGCGGCGACGAAGCGCCCGCCGCTGACGGCGGTCACCGAGGGCCGCGAGCGCTGCGCCGGACCGCCGCCGGATAGACGCGTCTCGGATACTCCCAGCGGCCCGGCGGGCTCGATGAGGCGAGCGTAGATCCCCGGTCCGGTGCCGGCTTCGGCGCGACTCTCCCACACCACCAGGGCGCCGCCACCGGGAGCGGCGGCGACCCGCGGCGTGTCCTGGATGTCGGCGTTCTGGAGCGGCACAACGAACTCCGGCCCGAGCGGTGCACCGACCGGGGAGAGCCAGCGCGCCAGCACGTCGTCGCCTTCGAGGTCGAACTCGAAGCTCTCCCACACCACCACCAGATCGCCATCCCCGGTCGCCGAAATGCGCGGGCCGCTGACCAGGTCCGGCGCCGGATCGTCCACCCGGAAGACCGCTCCGGCCGGTGCGCCGGAAACGTTGAGTAGCCGGCCCTCGATGGCCACGCCGCTGTACTGGGGAATCTCGTCGATCTCGCCTTCGAAGCGCAGGTTCTCCCACACCACCGCAAAGCCACCGGCGGGCAAGGCCACCACGTCCGGACTGCCAAGGAGACGGCCGACCTGGGCCGCCACCAGGGTCTCCGGACCCAGGGGATTGCCGGCGCCATCGAACCGCCGGGACACCACGTCGCCGGTGAAGCTGGCATCGAGGCGGGACCACACCACCAGCATCTCGCCGCCGGGCAGCAGGGCCGTCGCCGGCGGCGAGGGGAAGGCTCCGGTCGAGACCGCGCGTGGCGACTCCGGCCCCTGGGCGACGCCATCGGCGCCGAAGATCCGCCCGCACAATCCCGGCACATCGCACTCACCGGTCCAAATCACCGACACTTCGCCGGCTCCGCTGCCCGCCGCACCGGGCCCCTGGACGATGCCGCCCAATTCCCGGCTGACCTCGATCTCGCCGCCGACGGTAGAAAGCTGACCG from Acidobacteriota bacterium includes the following:
- a CDS encoding 3-hydroxyacyl-CoA dehydrogenase NAD-binding domain-containing protein — its product is MAGKTKSAAVPSPPGTLTTIDGVAWLVFDESDKKVNTLSSRVFEWFEEQLATLEAERPDGVVLISGKPLGFIAGADIEELKGVETPEQVLGFLQRGHALCRRFEALPCTTVAAIHGAALGGGLELALCCDRRVATEHPKTKLGLPEVQLGIIPGLGGTQRLPRLIGVPDALDLILTGKQVPAKKALRIGLVDEVCHPANLAEAALTVLKKEKIERKGKPFAKRAGDFLARTPLGDRVVYSQARDNVLKKTGGHYPAPLVAVNVVKDGLELPLERALDIEAGAFSELVVSETAKNLMSIFFMKNDVEGRAAALAEKGRPVEKIGVLGAGFMGAGIAQVLAYKGMPVVMKDRDHASLGRGMGYAADRFDELVKRRRMKPPVREIAMGRLFGTVDYKPFERTDFVIEAVFEDVGIKHAVTKETEAVAPDNLIFASNTSTIPITRLAEASSRPENFVGMHFFSPVHKMPLIEVIRHPGTSEETLATTVDIGRRMGKTVVVVNDGPGFYTSRVLGPFVNEAAYILLEGATIEQIDRAVKAWGWPVGPIALMDEVGLDVGHHVSQVMVEAFGDRMKPPEIFQAMIDDGRTGRKGKKGFYLYDGKEKKVDQKVYDLLGWREGSVSDDEIAERCWLQMLNETARTIEDGIIENPADIDISVIFGFGFPPFRGGILREADRVGLGQIVDRLDAYAERHGERLRPAQLLRDMADKGETFH